A stretch of Desulfotalea psychrophila LSv54 DNA encodes these proteins:
- a CDS encoding HyaD/HybD family hydrogenase maturation endopeptidase: protein MKKIGIAGIGNLILRDEGFGVHTVKYLIDNYIFPDNVEIQDIGTAGIFMAPFLEECDPVFVIDVVDIEGEPGSFHYYDLGDVKAGKFQTRMSPHQLGLLEILEVCKLRDAAPEHIEFYTVIPSELTESVELSEIVAGRMVEVAEMIVTRLTEMGVNVEKR from the coding sequence ATGAAAAAAATTGGTATCGCCGGTATCGGCAACTTGATTTTGCGAGATGAAGGTTTTGGTGTTCATACGGTTAAATATCTCATAGATAACTATATCTTCCCCGATAATGTCGAGATCCAGGACATAGGCACTGCCGGCATCTTTATGGCTCCTTTCTTGGAAGAGTGCGACCCGGTTTTTGTCATTGATGTGGTTGATATCGAAGGAGAACCAGGATCCTTTCACTATTATGATCTCGGCGATGTAAAGGCGGGGAAATTCCAAACCCGCATGTCCCCGCACCAGCTGGGACTTCTCGAAATACTTGAGGTATGCAAGCTCCGTGATGCAGCCCCGGAACATATAGAATTTTATACAGTTATCCCCAGTGAGCTCACCGAGAGTGTGGAACTGTCAGAGATAGTCGCTGGACGTATGGTAGAGGTTGCCGAAATGATCGTTACCCGCCTTACGGAAATGGGCGTCAACGTGGAAAAACGTTAA
- a CDS encoding YcfL family protein — translation MLQRIIFILALILAPQLGSSAIISSSHSTATSSLQLGPKAAKYIEVSEIRGGRLPSGLFRARFIGDSTSSFKKEIKYRFVWLDCSGFELSGITSTWQSIRLSPKDEVRLQSVATSPRASNFQVIIKEL, via the coding sequence ATGTTACAACGTATAATATTTATTCTCGCGCTCATTCTCGCCCCGCAGCTAGGCAGTAGCGCTATCATCTCTTCCTCTCATAGCACAGCCACCTCTTCTCTGCAGCTGGGGCCAAAGGCGGCAAAATATATAGAGGTCAGCGAAATACGGGGCGGTCGCCTGCCAAGCGGGCTTTTCCGGGCCCGCTTTATCGGAGACAGCACCAGTAGCTTTAAAAAAGAGATTAAATATCGCTTTGTCTGGCTGGATTGCTCAGGATTTGAACTCAGCGGTATAACCAGTACCTGGCAGAGCATCAGGCTCAGCCCTAAGGATGAAGTACGCCTGCAATCAGTGGCCACCAGTCCCCGGGCAAGTAACTTTCAGGTTATCATCAAAGAACTCTAG
- a CDS encoding HypC/HybG/HupF family hydrogenase formation chaperone: protein MCLAIPMRVTKVEGDPDDFTTNQIATVDVDGISKEIRLDIVDHWPSIGDYLIIHAGFAIHSLEPKEAERNLELLRELAASTPDELLYKIP from the coding sequence ATGTGTCTCGCAATTCCCATGAGGGTAACCAAGGTAGAGGGTGATCCCGATGACTTTACAACCAATCAAATCGCAACGGTGGATGTCGACGGTATAAGCAAAGAGATTCGCCTTGATATAGTAGATCACTGGCCCAGTATAGGTGACTATCTCATCATCCATGCAGGCTTTGCCATCCACAGCCTTGAACCAAAGGAGGCAGAAAGGAACCTGGAATTGCTCCGCGAACTCGCAGCAAGCACCCCAGACGAACTCCTCTACAAAATACCATGA
- the hypE gene encoding hydrogenase expression/formation protein HypE yields the protein MSDKKVLLDHGSGGLASQELIENLFIKHLDNPILRNLEDSAILENKPGNIAFTTDSYVVDPLFFPGGDIGKLAVHGTINDLAMRGAEPQGLSLGLILEEGFSLDELERVIISVAEACREADVYVVTGDTKVVPRGKADKIFINTAGVGIVDPKLQISSKKARAGDSIILSGSMGDHGITIMSKQAGIAIDGNLRSDTMALHKMVAKLLAELPAGSIHTLRDPTRGGVATTLNEIAGNSKLEIELIEESLPIRANVRAACEMLGLDPLYLANEGKCLIIVSPEQTELALQILHKTKEGQEAVVIGSLKEGKAGRVLVTTPIGGARVVTPLHGEPLPRIC from the coding sequence ATGTCCGATAAGAAAGTACTTCTCGACCACGGCAGTGGTGGCCTTGCCAGCCAGGAACTTATTGAAAACCTGTTTATTAAACATCTTGACAATCCCATTCTCCGTAATCTGGAAGACAGCGCTATTCTGGAAAACAAACCTGGCAATATTGCCTTTACCACGGACAGTTATGTGGTTGACCCACTCTTTTTCCCCGGTGGCGATATCGGCAAACTGGCCGTCCATGGTACCATCAACGACCTGGCCATGCGGGGCGCAGAACCACAGGGACTCAGCCTGGGACTGATCCTGGAAGAGGGCTTTTCCCTCGATGAACTCGAACGGGTAATCATCTCCGTGGCCGAGGCCTGCCGCGAGGCAGATGTCTATGTGGTCACCGGTGACACCAAGGTGGTTCCCAGAGGCAAGGCCGACAAGATATTTATCAACACCGCAGGCGTTGGTATTGTCGATCCTAAGCTGCAAATTTCGTCAAAAAAAGCACGAGCTGGGGATAGTATCATTCTCTCCGGTAGCATGGGCGACCATGGTATCACCATCATGAGTAAGCAGGCGGGAATCGCCATTGATGGCAACCTCCGAAGCGACACCATGGCCCTGCACAAGATGGTGGCAAAGCTCTTAGCCGAATTGCCTGCCGGTAGCATCCACACCCTGCGTGACCCGACCCGGGGTGGAGTGGCAACTACCCTCAATGAAATTGCTGGCAACAGTAAGCTTGAAATCGAGCTCATTGAAGAGTCTCTCCCCATAAGGGCAAACGTTCGGGCAGCCTGTGAAATGCTGGGACTTGACCCGCTCTATCTTGCCAATGAGGGAAAATGCCTCATTATTGTCTCCCCCGAGCAGACAGAGCTAGCCCTGCAAATTCTCCACAAGACAAAAGAGGGTCAGGAGGCTGTTGTCATTGGCAGCCTCAAAGAGGGCAAAGCTGGCCGCGTATTGGTAACAACACCAATCGGTGGGGCCAGGGTTGTTACGCCACTCCACGGCGAGCCTCTCCCCAGAATTTGCTAA
- a CDS encoding COG3014 family protein has protein sequence MKRLPWYIIALYLAISLGGCGATLNQKKLGTFNQHLQTGRHQQALDLAMNAGDFDQEDRGTDLLWDLQAGNVLTLLGQFKRSNYVYDQAELLMKDKDTEGMATKGVGKIGSMLINNSVNGYQQTVYDSVMINTYKGLNDILLHDWQNARVEFNRAADRQRRAKEHFKKKIAEQEKRLAKEEKKSRRQKAGPSWNMRGASAEIDKNFTELNGWKAYGDYINPYTDYLHGLFFMLAASGNSRSDYDKAVYSFKRVAGTHGRNKVIKKDLYLARKLQSGQWRKNRLSPRVWVIFENGLAPTVDEIIIPVPLFLVTKDVDYVQIALPKIVEQPGAYPNLQVSAAGKKLGSTQQIASIDRVVESEFKKEYPYKVTEALISAAIKGTIQYVAEKEAGDLGSILSIVYQAATTHADTRSWTALPKEVQALQIKKPKCNSITLSAKGMLQPVKVALPKNRFSIVHVRAAGVGSQPTVQVVGF, from the coding sequence ATGAAAAGACTCCCATGGTACATTATAGCACTCTATCTAGCTATTAGCCTCGGTGGCTGTGGGGCAACTCTGAATCAAAAAAAGCTTGGGACATTCAACCAACATCTACAGACAGGCCGACACCAGCAGGCCCTTGACCTGGCCATGAATGCAGGCGACTTTGATCAAGAGGACAGAGGAACAGATCTCCTCTGGGATCTGCAGGCAGGAAACGTCCTCACCCTTCTCGGCCAGTTTAAGAGAAGCAACTACGTCTATGATCAGGCAGAGCTCTTGATGAAAGATAAGGATACCGAAGGAATGGCGACGAAGGGTGTCGGCAAAATCGGCTCCATGTTGATCAATAACAGTGTCAATGGCTACCAGCAAACGGTATACGATTCAGTAATGATTAATACCTATAAGGGTTTAAACGACATCCTCCTCCATGACTGGCAGAATGCCCGCGTCGAATTCAATAGGGCGGCCGATCGACAGCGACGAGCAAAAGAACACTTTAAAAAGAAGATTGCCGAGCAGGAAAAACGTCTAGCCAAGGAAGAGAAAAAAAGCAGGCGACAAAAGGCAGGACCTAGCTGGAATATGCGAGGTGCCAGTGCAGAAATCGACAAGAACTTTACCGAATTGAATGGTTGGAAGGCCTATGGCGACTACATCAACCCATACACCGACTATCTTCATGGCCTCTTCTTTATGCTGGCGGCAAGCGGCAATAGCAGATCTGACTACGACAAGGCTGTTTATTCATTCAAACGGGTGGCTGGCACCCATGGCCGCAACAAGGTCATTAAAAAGGACCTCTATCTTGCTCGCAAGCTCCAGTCGGGTCAGTGGAGAAAAAACAGGCTCAGCCCACGAGTATGGGTTATCTTTGAAAATGGTCTGGCCCCTACCGTCGACGAAATTATTATTCCGGTACCTCTCTTTCTGGTTACCAAGGATGTTGACTATGTGCAAATTGCCCTGCCCAAAATTGTCGAGCAACCGGGTGCCTACCCCAACCTGCAGGTATCAGCGGCAGGAAAGAAACTTGGCTCTACCCAGCAAATCGCCAGCATAGACCGAGTGGTAGAGAGTGAATTCAAAAAGGAATATCCCTATAAGGTGACCGAGGCCCTGATCAGTGCCGCCATAAAGGGAACCATCCAGTATGTGGCTGAAAAAGAGGCGGGGGATCTCGGCAGCATCCTCAGCATCGTCTACCAGGCAGCCACCACCCATGCGGATACCAGAAGCTGGACGGCCCTGCCCAAAGAGGTACAGGCCCTACAAATCAAAAAGCCCAAATGTAACAGCATTACCCTCAGTGCGAAGGGAATGCTACAGCCAGTGAAGGTGGCACTTCCAAAAAACCGTTTCAGCATTGTTCATGTTCGGGCAGCAGGAGTAGGTAGCCAACCAACTGTACAGGTTGTTGGCTTTTAA
- the hypB gene encoding hydrogenase nickel incorporation protein HypB, whose product MCTTCGCPSPSDTAHSHDHDHDHDHSHTHKTVDVHTSLFAANDALAKMNREHFNEIGAVALNLISSPGSGKTTLLEHTIEALKGEIKIGVIEGDIETERDADRIRAKGVPVVQLTTGGACHLDAAMTHKGFHRLEKEPGYETVDLLFIENVGNLVCPCSFDLGEHERVVLVSVPEGPDKPAKYPKAFTSSDTFVITKTDLLPYFDFPVEEARAEALHLNHHLRTMELCATKQDEGFQQWLDYLRELVAKKRGLK is encoded by the coding sequence ATGTGTACCACCTGCGGTTGTCCAAGCCCCTCTGATACTGCCCACTCCCACGATCACGATCACGATCATGATCACAGCCACACACACAAAACCGTTGACGTTCATACCAGCCTCTTTGCCGCCAACGACGCCCTGGCCAAGATGAACCGCGAACACTTCAACGAAATTGGTGCCGTTGCCCTCAACCTTATAAGCAGCCCGGGCTCCGGAAAAACTACCCTGCTTGAACATACCATCGAAGCCCTCAAGGGTGAGATTAAAATTGGTGTTATCGAGGGTGATATTGAAACAGAGCGCGATGCAGACCGCATCCGAGCCAAGGGTGTGCCCGTGGTTCAACTGACCACCGGCGGCGCCTGCCATCTTGATGCGGCCATGACCCATAAGGGATTTCACCGCCTGGAAAAAGAGCCGGGATACGAGACTGTGGATCTGCTCTTCATCGAAAACGTGGGTAACCTTGTATGTCCATGTTCCTTTGATCTGGGTGAACATGAGCGGGTGGTACTGGTCTCCGTACCAGAGGGCCCTGACAAACCTGCCAAATACCCCAAGGCATTTACCAGCTCCGATACCTTTGTCATCACCAAAACAGACCTTCTTCCATACTTTGACTTCCCGGTAGAAGAGGCTCGGGCAGAGGCACTCCACCTCAACCATCATCTTCGCACAATGGAGCTCTGCGCCACCAAGCAGGACGAAGGTTTTCAACAGTGGCTTGACTACCTGCGTGAACTGGTGGCCAAGAAGAGGGGACTGAAGTAG
- the hypF gene encoding carbamoyltransferase HypF — MKGVEIFIRGTVQGVGFRPFIYNLARQHGLSGTVCNTGDGVAIHTSCSKEELEAFIGAVRSKAPPLSRIQSIEHGPKEIEIEDGRFTISKSSGTSSADASIPPDIALCADCLSEMQDPNDPRFAYPFINCTNCGPRFTIVEKIPYDRQQTSMKVFPMCEACTRDYEDPGNRRFHAQPNACPLCGPQVSWHDQAGNKIETKSPLTDTAVALAANKLVAIRGLGGFHLSCNALEEKAVAQLRERKRRPHKPLAIMVQSIDIAKKYCFISEQEIALLSSIEHPIVLLQKRPDTDLAQGLAPHITELGIMLAYTPLHHLLFQESTCPQALVMTSGNSSGTPICTGNAEAIDRLGPIVDNFLLHNRDIVTRIDDSVTRVSGKKPLILRRARGYVPSPIHCKWTLPATIGCGGGLKSTFCLGKKNSLFTSQHIGDLSNLESYDFFQESIEHLKKVFDIEPEIAVCDLHPDYLSTHYAKALGIPLYQVQHHHAHATAVMAEHGLKDPVIAIILDGTGYGDDGTSWGGEILQADLTSFTRLAHLSHLRLPGGDKAATEPWRMGISALHSLYGDGLSDKNIPTALRQIERDKREPLLSMLNNNFNSPLTSSCGRLFDTVSSLLGICQKMSYEGQAAMELEDRARRCLNSTWKNDLISEDYDQFPFLLDDRGITWEINSLQLIKTVLDDIQMGKKTPEIALRFHLLLIKNITALTLQLCTQTGLNQVVLSGGCMQNAIILEGLRHTMATHNISVFTGENIPINDGGISLGQTITGGLQHVSRNSHEGNQGRG; from the coding sequence ATGAAAGGCGTCGAAATTTTTATCCGCGGCACTGTCCAAGGAGTAGGGTTTCGACCCTTTATCTACAATCTGGCTCGCCAACATGGACTTTCGGGTACGGTATGCAACACCGGTGACGGTGTTGCCATCCATACCTCCTGTTCCAAGGAGGAGCTTGAGGCCTTTATAGGGGCGGTGCGCAGCAAGGCACCACCCCTGTCCCGCATCCAATCCATTGAACACGGCCCCAAAGAGATAGAGATAGAAGATGGCAGATTTACCATCAGCAAGAGTTCCGGCACCAGTTCTGCCGATGCATCCATTCCCCCCGATATTGCCCTCTGTGCTGACTGCCTGAGTGAAATGCAGGACCCAAACGACCCACGCTTTGCCTATCCCTTTATCAACTGTACCAACTGTGGTCCACGCTTCACCATCGTTGAAAAAATCCCCTACGACAGACAACAGACATCCATGAAGGTCTTTCCCATGTGCGAGGCCTGCACCCGGGATTATGAAGATCCGGGCAATAGACGTTTCCATGCCCAACCCAATGCCTGTCCCCTCTGCGGCCCACAGGTTTCCTGGCATGATCAGGCAGGAAATAAAATAGAGACAAAATCTCCCTTAACAGATACAGCCGTAGCCCTCGCCGCCAACAAACTTGTGGCCATCCGTGGCCTTGGAGGTTTTCATCTCTCCTGTAATGCCCTGGAAGAAAAGGCCGTGGCCCAGCTCAGAGAACGCAAGAGACGCCCCCACAAGCCTCTGGCCATCATGGTTCAGAGCATCGATATTGCAAAAAAATACTGTTTTATCAGTGAACAGGAAATAGCTTTACTGAGCTCCATTGAACATCCCATTGTCCTCCTGCAAAAACGCCCTGACACGGATCTGGCCCAAGGACTTGCCCCCCATATCACCGAACTGGGGATCATGCTGGCCTACACCCCGCTGCACCACCTCCTCTTTCAGGAGAGCACCTGCCCCCAAGCCCTGGTGATGACCTCGGGTAATAGCAGCGGCACCCCGATCTGCACCGGTAATGCGGAGGCCATTGACCGCCTTGGCCCCATTGTTGACAACTTTCTTCTCCACAACCGGGACATCGTAACAAGGATAGATGACTCAGTGACACGCGTCAGCGGGAAAAAACCACTGATACTGCGCAGGGCCCGGGGCTATGTCCCCTCTCCCATTCACTGCAAGTGGACCCTCCCCGCCACCATTGGTTGCGGCGGTGGACTCAAGTCCACCTTCTGCCTGGGGAAAAAGAACAGCCTCTTTACCAGCCAGCACATCGGAGATCTCTCCAACCTTGAATCCTACGATTTTTTTCAGGAATCCATTGAACACCTGAAGAAGGTTTTTGATATAGAACCAGAAATTGCCGTCTGTGACCTCCACCCGGACTACCTCTCGACCCACTATGCCAAGGCACTGGGCATCCCCCTCTATCAAGTGCAACATCATCATGCCCATGCAACCGCCGTTATGGCGGAACACGGCCTTAAGGATCCCGTCATCGCCATCATCCTCGATGGCACCGGCTACGGCGACGACGGTACCAGTTGGGGTGGCGAAATCCTCCAGGCCGACCTCACCAGCTTTACCCGCTTGGCCCACCTGAGCCATCTCCGCCTGCCGGGAGGAGATAAGGCAGCAACAGAACCATGGCGAATGGGCATCTCCGCCCTGCACAGCCTCTATGGAGATGGCCTGAGCGACAAAAACATACCCACAGCGCTCCGACAAATAGAGAGGGACAAGAGAGAGCCCCTCCTCTCAATGCTGAACAATAACTTCAATAGCCCCCTCACCTCAAGTTGTGGTCGCCTCTTTGATACAGTCTCCTCCCTATTGGGTATTTGTCAGAAGATGAGCTACGAGGGACAGGCTGCCATGGAACTGGAGGACAGGGCTCGAAGATGCCTGAACTCTACCTGGAAAAACGATTTAATTTCAGAGGATTACGACCAGTTCCCTTTTCTCCTTGACGACAGGGGGATAACGTGGGAAATTAACTCATTACAGCTCATTAAAACAGTTCTTGATGATATCCAGATGGGCAAAAAAACTCCTGAAATTGCACTTCGATTTCACCTTTTGCTTATCAAAAACATAACAGCCTTGACCCTACAACTCTGCACGCAAACGGGCCTCAACCAGGTCGTACTCTCCGGCGGCTGTATGCAAAATGCCATCATTCTGGAAGGGCTACGCCATACCATGGCTACACACAATATATCGGTCTTCACAGGAGAGAATATCCCCATCAACGACGGTGGTATCTCCCTCGGCCAGACTATAACAGGAGGTCTGCAACATGTGTCTCGCAATTCCCATGAGGGTAACCAAGGTAGAGGGTGA
- a CDS encoding hydrogenase maturation nickel metallochaperone HypA/HybF, with protein MHEMSLVQNLFEQLRDLAKENRAEKIITVTMSIGPLAGVVVDSFQFGFDVLSAEEPLCSGAELKIEIPPVTFTCTDCGFAMESTEKSLDCCQKCGELFLISSGGDDLILKQVVME; from the coding sequence ATGCATGAAATGTCCCTTGTCCAAAATCTTTTTGAGCAACTCAGAGATCTTGCCAAAGAGAATAGGGCAGAAAAAATAATCACTGTAACCATGTCAATAGGACCACTTGCCGGAGTAGTGGTAGACTCCTTTCAATTTGGTTTTGATGTTCTCTCCGCCGAAGAACCACTTTGCAGCGGAGCTGAACTCAAGATAGAAATTCCCCCTGTTACCTTTACCTGTACAGACTGTGGTTTTGCCATGGAGTCCACCGAAAAGAGCCTGGACTGTTGCCAAAAGTGTGGTGAACTCTTTTTAATTTCAAGCGGCGGAGATGATCTTATCCTTAAACAGGTTGTGATGGAGTAA
- the hypD gene encoding hydrogenase formation protein HypD, whose amino-acid sequence MKHIDEYRDAKLAKPLVAELRRSVTKPLRIMEVCGSHTMSIFRNGIRSILPEGMELLSGPGCPVCVTSAAHMDAFISIAERDGVRVAIFGDLFRVPGSQGSLANASSRGAKVDIVYSPMDALEIAKNNPDELVVFLGVGFETTTPTIAATIMAAKIQKIKNFAVFSTQKTMPAPLIALLQDPELKIDGLLCPGHVSAIIGSEVYEPLARDYNLACVVAGFETADILGSLIQLARQVNAGEFKVENCYNRVVCKDGNPRARAMVERIFEPCDMQWRGLGMIPESGLKIREEYGEFDAERRLEIELTEVAEPKGCLCGEILKGQTIPPRCPLFNKGCTPMNPVGPCMVSSEGTCAAYYKYGQDL is encoded by the coding sequence ATGAAACATATTGACGAATATCGAGACGCCAAGCTCGCCAAACCACTGGTCGCCGAGCTCAGAAGGTCAGTAACCAAGCCCCTGCGCATAATGGAAGTCTGTGGCTCCCACACCATGTCAATTTTTCGCAACGGTATCCGTTCAATCCTACCCGAGGGAATGGAGTTGCTGTCGGGCCCCGGATGTCCCGTTTGCGTTACCTCTGCCGCCCATATGGATGCCTTTATCTCCATAGCCGAAAGAGATGGGGTACGGGTCGCCATCTTCGGTGATCTCTTCCGGGTACCGGGAAGCCAAGGGTCGCTAGCCAACGCCAGTTCCCGCGGGGCCAAGGTAGACATTGTCTACTCACCCATGGACGCCCTGGAAATTGCCAAGAACAATCCAGACGAACTGGTGGTCTTTCTCGGCGTTGGTTTTGAAACAACCACCCCGACAATTGCCGCCACCATCATGGCGGCCAAGATACAAAAGATTAAGAATTTTGCTGTTTTTTCCACCCAAAAAACAATGCCTGCCCCCCTGATTGCCCTGCTTCAGGACCCCGAACTCAAAATCGACGGTCTGCTCTGCCCCGGCCATGTTTCTGCCATTATCGGCTCAGAGGTCTACGAACCCCTGGCCCGGGACTATAATCTTGCCTGTGTGGTTGCCGGTTTTGAAACCGCTGACATCCTTGGCAGCCTCATCCAACTGGCCAGACAGGTAAACGCAGGCGAGTTCAAGGTAGAAAACTGCTACAACAGGGTAGTATGCAAAGATGGCAATCCACGTGCACGAGCCATGGTCGAACGCATCTTTGAGCCCTGCGATATGCAGTGGCGCGGCCTTGGCATGATTCCGGAAAGTGGTTTGAAAATCCGGGAAGAATATGGTGAGTTTGATGCAGAGAGACGTTTAGAGATAGAGCTAACAGAAGTAGCGGAGCCCAAGGGTTGTCTCTGTGGAGAAATACTTAAGGGCCAGACCATCCCCCCACGCTGCCCTCTCTTCAACAAAGGTTGTACGCCAATGAACCCGGTGGGTCCCTGCATGGTTAGTAGCGAAGGCACATGTGCCGCCTATTACAAATATGGCCAGGACCTGTAG
- a CDS encoding DUF4125 family protein: protein MDREKIVEEVLAFEWQMFIRVNDSGGKNPLEKSLPSVGEISADFRLHRTSQLAVWSEATLQSYLRDLGRAHHIGRNLMIYKYARMGNLIPSENESPFIAKIVSAQLAWQRAFIDKHPRMMSRGRQLAGEEQGLDWASFSTYVQAELETYAEETLKLLYKDVQRYQAEGRSMSEEIYDHLAREQGYASADAAEKKQ, encoded by the coding sequence ATGGATAGGGAAAAAATTGTTGAAGAGGTCTTGGCCTTTGAGTGGCAGATGTTTATTCGGGTGAATGATTCGGGAGGGAAAAACCCTCTGGAAAAATCCCTACCATCCGTTGGCGAGATCTCAGCTGATTTTCGCCTGCACAGAACCTCGCAACTCGCTGTCTGGTCGGAGGCAACTTTACAGAGTTATCTGAGAGATCTTGGTCGGGCCCATCATATTGGCCGTAACCTGATGATCTATAAATATGCACGGATGGGAAATCTCATTCCCTCTGAGAACGAGAGTCCTTTTATTGCCAAGATAGTATCGGCACAACTGGCCTGGCAGAGGGCCTTTATTGACAAGCATCCGCGGATGATGTCTCGGGGACGACAACTTGCTGGTGAGGAGCAGGGCCTTGATTGGGCAAGCTTTTCCACCTATGTCCAGGCGGAGCTGGAGACTTACGCTGAAGAGACTCTGAAGCTTCTCTATAAGGATGTGCAGAGGTATCAGGCCGAGGGGAGGAGTATGTCCGAGGAAATCTATGACCATTTAGCCCGGGAACAGGGGTATGCATCAGCCGATGCAGCGGAGAAGAAGCAATAG
- the lpoB gene encoding penicillin-binding protein activator LpoB: MRSYLYLIFAIAISLGLTGCVQQKTVRLQADDLGEPMTTGLSNRDFEIAANHTIQSMLGSGAVAPVNGKKNILVISHILNDTMQRIDTDQLIKKIRIALLQSGMVKTTTAIGLNGAEDRMNDAYSQLARSKRINKRTLQKQSLTAPNMSLSGKIIQRNQRVDGGRQLIEYYFQLTLTDLSDGLGVWEGETPIRKLASKDSVSW, encoded by the coding sequence ATGCGTTCATATCTTTATCTTATTTTTGCCATCGCTATCAGCCTTGGTCTCACCGGTTGTGTCCAACAAAAAACAGTACGACTTCAGGCGGACGACCTTGGTGAACCGATGACAACCGGACTCAGCAACCGTGATTTTGAAATTGCTGCCAACCACACCATACAGTCCATGCTCGGCTCCGGTGCCGTTGCCCCGGTCAATGGCAAGAAAAATATTCTGGTGATTTCTCATATCCTCAATGACACCATGCAACGCATCGACACAGATCAGCTCATTAAAAAGATCCGTATCGCCCTTCTGCAGAGTGGCATGGTTAAAACCACCACCGCAATCGGCCTCAACGGCGCGGAAGATCGCATGAACGACGCCTATAGCCAATTGGCACGTTCCAAAAGAATCAACAAACGTACCCTGCAAAAGCAGAGCCTCACCGCTCCCAACATGAGCCTTTCCGGTAAGATCATCCAACGTAACCAAAGAGTTGACGGCGGTCGCCAGCTGATTGAATACTACTTCCAGCTCACCCTGACCGATCTCAGTGATGGCCTTGGCGTCTGGGAAGGAGAGACTCCTATCCGTAAGCTGGCCAGTAAAGACAGCGTTTCGTGGTAA
- a CDS encoding DUF4037 domain-containing protein — MDGLILSRKYYEECGRDVLYDRFGVLMDRVAVGLVGPGSECLGFDDQFSRDHDWGPSFCLWLTDEDFALHGEALQAVYCQLPQSFAGFSPRQVSQGEDGRVGAMSISSFYRRYTGLTAPPRTLGQWNIPSSHLSLCTNGEVFVDPLGTFTAWRDALLAYYPEDIRLKMVADGCMRAGQAGQYNWQRGIMRSDPYVMAHAKVQFCTEAMQLIYLLNRAYAPYFKWLLRGLERLPLLGVEVAPLLRDLLCSNAEMTGGEDTWVCQQNIIERICQRLILEFYEQGLIREKTPFLLDQVPLILAGIEDAEFRAGFWGGR, encoded by the coding sequence ATGGATGGTTTGATCTTGAGTAGAAAGTACTATGAGGAGTGTGGTCGAGATGTTCTTTACGATCGGTTTGGAGTTCTGATGGATCGGGTGGCGGTGGGCTTGGTGGGCCCGGGTTCCGAGTGTCTTGGCTTTGATGATCAGTTTTCCCGGGACCATGATTGGGGCCCATCTTTTTGTCTCTGGTTGACCGATGAAGATTTTGCCCTTCATGGTGAGGCCCTGCAGGCAGTCTACTGCCAGTTGCCGCAGTCTTTTGCAGGTTTTTCTCCCCGACAGGTCAGCCAGGGGGAAGATGGGCGGGTGGGCGCCATGTCTATCTCCTCGTTTTACAGACGTTACACAGGCTTGACCGCTCCGCCCCGGACCCTTGGCCAGTGGAATATTCCCTCCTCTCATCTTAGCCTCTGCACCAATGGCGAGGTTTTTGTTGATCCTCTGGGTACCTTTACTGCCTGGCGGGATGCCCTGCTTGCCTATTACCCCGAAGATATTCGTTTGAAGATGGTGGCAGATGGTTGCATGCGCGCTGGCCAAGCGGGGCAGTATAATTGGCAGCGAGGTATAATGCGTTCAGATCCCTATGTGATGGCGCATGCTAAGGTCCAGTTTTGTACCGAGGCGATGCAGCTGATCTATCTGCTCAACAGGGCCTATGCCCCCTATTTTAAGTGGCTGCTTCGAGGTCTTGAACGTCTGCCCCTTCTTGGTGTGGAGGTGGCACCACTTTTAAGAGATCTTCTTTGCTCCAATGCAGAGATGACAGGTGGAGAAGATACATGGGTCTGTCAGCAGAATATCATTGAGAGAATTTGTCAGCGGCTTATATTAGAGTTTTATGAGCAGGGGCTCATTAGGGAAAAGACGCCTTTTTTGCTGGATCAGGTACCACTGATTTTGGCAGGGATAGAGGACGCTGAATTTCGCGCCGGATTTTGGGGAGGACGATAA